Proteins encoded by one window of Porphyrobacter sp. YT40:
- a CDS encoding GIY-YIG nuclease family protein — translation MEKTYHVYILASARNGTLYVGVTSDLPARIWQHRTGAVPGFTSRYRVHRLVHIEAFNDVNEAILREKRIKKWRRSWKLELIERNNPQWLDLFERINA, via the coding sequence ATGGAGAAGACCTATCACGTCTACATCCTCGCAAGCGCTCGCAACGGGACGCTCTATGTCGGTGTCACCTCCGACCTCCCAGCGCGAATCTGGCAGCACAGGACCGGAGCCGTCCCCGGCTTCACGAGCCGTTATCGCGTGCATCGGCTTGTCCATATCGAGGCGTTCAACGATGTGAACGAAGCGATATTGCGCGAAAAGCGGATCAAGAAATGGCGGAGGTCATGGAAGCTCGAATTGATCGAGCGGAACAATCCGCAATGGCTCGATCTTTTTGAACGGATCAACGCCTGA
- a CDS encoding aldehyde dehydrogenase family protein encodes MKLKDTYPLYLNNKPVQPNTDLEVTDKYTGEVAFRTALAMPDVIEEGIAGAVRAAEPMARLASYEKQNVLMHCVSRFRERFDELANALCVEAGKPIKDSEGEVTRLIDTFRIAAEEAVRNYGEVQPLDISARAKGYMGMWKRVPIGPCSFISPFNFPLNLAAHKIAPAIAMGCPFVMKPASKTPLGALIMGEVLAECDILPEGAFSILPASRDGADLFTEDERLKLLSFTGSPGVGWELKAKAGKKKVILELGGNAAVVIDKDADLEDALERVIFGAFYQSGQSCIGVQRILIHAEVYDRFKDMLVAKTKTLVAGDPKERDTFIGPMISKGEAERLKGWIDEAVDAGATLLCGGGLSRGNMLEATLLEGVPEGAKARDEEAFGPLAILQKFDDFDAALEEVNNSRFGLQAGIFTRDLFRMFDSWDRLDVGGVVINDVPSYRVDNMPYGGVKDSGLGREGIRFAMEDMSEIRNLIVRRT; translated from the coding sequence GTGAAGCTGAAGGACACTTACCCGCTCTACCTCAACAACAAGCCGGTGCAGCCCAACACCGATCTCGAGGTCACGGACAAATACACCGGCGAGGTCGCGTTCCGCACCGCGCTGGCGATGCCGGATGTGATCGAGGAGGGGATTGCAGGTGCGGTGCGCGCGGCCGAGCCGATGGCGCGGCTCGCTTCCTACGAAAAGCAGAACGTGCTGATGCACTGCGTCAGCCGCTTCCGCGAACGCTTTGACGAACTCGCCAATGCGCTATGTGTCGAGGCGGGCAAGCCGATCAAGGATTCCGAAGGCGAAGTCACCCGCCTCATCGACACTTTCCGCATCGCCGCCGAGGAAGCGGTCAGGAACTACGGCGAGGTTCAGCCGCTCGACATCTCCGCGCGGGCCAAGGGTTACATGGGGATGTGGAAGCGCGTGCCGATCGGGCCGTGCAGCTTCATTTCGCCCTTCAATTTCCCGCTCAACCTTGCCGCTCACAAAATCGCGCCGGCGATCGCGATGGGGTGTCCCTTCGTAATGAAGCCTGCCAGCAAGACCCCGCTCGGCGCGCTGATCATGGGCGAGGTGCTGGCCGAATGCGACATCCTGCCCGAAGGCGCGTTCAGCATCCTCCCCGCCAGCCGCGACGGGGCGGATCTGTTCACCGAGGATGAGCGGCTGAAGCTGCTCTCTTTCACCGGATCGCCCGGAGTGGGCTGGGAGCTGAAGGCCAAGGCGGGCAAGAAGAAGGTGATCCTCGAACTCGGCGGCAATGCGGCGGTGGTGATCGACAAGGATGCCGATCTGGAGGATGCGCTGGAGCGCGTGATCTTCGGCGCTTTCTACCAGTCGGGCCAGTCCTGCATCGGGGTGCAGCGCATCCTGATCCATGCCGAGGTCTACGACCGCTTCAAGGACATGCTGGTCGCCAAGACCAAGACGCTCGTGGCAGGCGATCCCAAGGAGCGCGACACCTTCATCGGCCCGATGATCTCCAAGGGCGAGGCCGAGCGGCTGAAGGGCTGGATCGACGAGGCGGTCGATGCAGGCGCGACCCTGCTGTGCGGCGGCGGGCTGTCACGCGGCAACATGCTTGAAGCGACGCTGCTCGAAGGCGTGCCCGAAGGCGCCAAGGCGCGCGACGAGGAAGCCTTCGGCCCGCTCGCGATCCTCCAGAAGTTCGACGATTTCGATGCCGCTCTGGAAGAGGTCAACAATTCGCGCTTCGGCCTTCAGGCGGGGATCTTCACCCGCGACCTGTTCCGGATGTTCGACAGCTGGGACCGGCTCGACGTGGGCGGCGTGGTGATCAACGACGTGCCCAGCTACCGGGTCGACAACATGCCCTACGGCGGGGTGAAGGATTCGGGCCTCGGCCGCGAAGGCATCCGCTTCGCGATGGAGGACATGAGCGAGATCCGGAACCTGATCGTGCGGCGGACCTAG
- a CDS encoding LexA family transcriptional regulator: MKETQHSGAEALSGPRARLLELSQERGVSLAALSDLLGRNSSYLQQFIRKGSPRKLEEQDRATLARFLGVGEGELRETQENSYVKVPKRRDAGDWVEVPRLDLDAAAGAGRVPGSEAAFDTFRFSRRWLEEQGLARAELSAIRVEGDSMEPLLNDGDEILVDCSPKPFRDGIHVVRLGDTLMVKRVASAGPGRVALLSQNLAYPPVEVAADEVAIIGRVVWKGGRV; this comes from the coding sequence ATGAAGGAAACCCAACACAGCGGCGCTGAAGCCCTCTCCGGGCCCCGGGCGCGGTTGCTGGAATTGTCGCAGGAACGCGGGGTGAGCCTTGCGGCCCTGTCGGATCTTCTCGGACGCAATTCCTCCTATCTCCAGCAATTCATTCGCAAAGGCAGTCCGCGCAAGCTGGAGGAGCAGGACCGCGCGACGCTCGCCCGTTTCCTCGGCGTGGGTGAGGGCGAGCTGCGCGAGACGCAGGAAAATTCCTACGTAAAGGTCCCTAAGCGGCGGGATGCGGGTGATTGGGTGGAAGTCCCGCGGCTCGATCTCGACGCGGCGGCCGGGGCGGGGCGGGTGCCCGGAAGCGAGGCCGCCTTCGACACATTCCGCTTCTCGCGCCGCTGGCTGGAAGAACAGGGCCTCGCCCGCGCCGAGCTTTCCGCGATCCGGGTCGAGGGAGACTCGATGGAACCGCTGCTCAACGACGGCGACGAGATCCTCGTCGATTGCTCGCCAAAGCCGTTCCGCGACGGTATCCACGTGGTGCGCCTCGGCGACACGCTGATGGTGAAGCGCGTCGCCAGCGCGGGGCCGGGGCGGGTGGCGCTGCTCTCGCAAAACCTCGCCTACCCGCCGGTCGAGGTAGCGGCTGACGAGGTTGCGATCATCGGACGGGTAGTTTGGAAAGGGGGGCGGGTGTGA
- a CDS encoding 1-deoxy-D-xylulose-5-phosphate synthase encodes MSNLKTRIMYIESKSEGLNGPARIGRVTFSKSGRSVHYAGRTFLKVGGGFKYNHIAEDNGERFWISGPRKDGRDRLYPDSSVPVEIDEDVRDEYWRDIRGKA; translated from the coding sequence ATGTCCAACCTCAAGACCCGCATCATGTATATCGAGAGCAAGTCCGAAGGGCTGAATGGTCCGGCCCGGATAGGACGCGTGACCTTTTCGAAGTCGGGTCGCTCTGTCCACTATGCAGGCCGCACCTTTCTGAAGGTCGGCGGCGGCTTCAAATACAATCACATCGCCGAAGACAATGGTGAGAGGTTCTGGATTTCTGGCCCGCGCAAGGATGGCCGGGACCGACTCTATCCCGACAGCTCGGTGCCTGTTGAGATAGACGAGGATGTGAGGGATGAATATTGGCGAGACATCCGCGGGAAGGCTTGA
- a CDS encoding MBL fold metallo-hydrolase, giving the protein MTDTPKPTPPMRAAIIPVTPLQQNCSLIWCTKTMKGALVDPGGDLDRLKEGVAKAGVTLEKILVTHGHLDHCGQAGMLAEELGLDIEGPHEDDRFWIDQLDDDGPRWGMVAKSFTPTRWLQHGDTVTVGELTLDVIHCPGHTPGHVVFFHEPSRFAIVGDVLFQGSIGRTDFPRGNHQDLIDSITQRLWPLGEDVMFIPGHGPTSTFGRERKTNAFVSDYALS; this is encoded by the coding sequence ATGACCGACACCCCCAAGCCCACGCCTCCCATGCGCGCCGCGATCATTCCGGTGACGCCGCTTCAGCAGAACTGCTCGCTGATCTGGTGCACCAAAACCATGAAAGGTGCGTTGGTCGATCCGGGCGGGGATCTCGACCGGCTCAAGGAGGGCGTCGCCAAGGCGGGCGTCACGCTGGAGAAGATCCTCGTCACCCACGGCCATCTCGACCATTGTGGGCAGGCGGGGATGCTGGCGGAGGAGCTGGGCCTCGACATCGAAGGCCCGCACGAGGATGACCGCTTCTGGATCGACCAGCTCGATGACGACGGCCCGCGCTGGGGGATGGTGGCGAAGAGCTTCACGCCGACCCGCTGGCTCCAGCATGGCGACACGGTGACGGTGGGCGAACTCACGCTCGACGTGATCCACTGCCCCGGCCACACGCCGGGCCACGTGGTGTTTTTCCACGAACCCAGCCGCTTCGCGATCGTGGGCGACGTGCTGTTTCAGGGCTCGATCGGCCGCACGGACTTCCCGCGCGGCAATCATCAGGACCTGATCGATTCCATCACCCAGCGCCTCTGGCCGCTCGGCGAGGACGTGATGTTCATTCCCGGCCACGGCCCGACCAGCACTTTCGGGCGCGAGCGCAAGACCAATGCTTTTGTGAGCGACTACGCGCTTTCCTGA
- a CDS encoding MAPEG family protein, which yields MIVLPVTLATAAAAAVLNIWLSIRIGAVRRALSISVGDGGSESLERRMRAQANFVENTPFVLALIAAIELAGRGSGWLSLVAAVYMIGRVLHGFGMDGGNWGWGRMVGTLVTMLVLLGLAVVAALVAMGVM from the coding sequence ATGATCGTGCTTCCTGTGACGCTCGCCACAGCGGCGGCGGCGGCCGTGCTCAATATCTGGCTGTCGATCCGCATCGGCGCGGTACGCCGCGCGCTGTCGATCAGCGTGGGTGACGGCGGGAGCGAGAGCCTCGAGCGCCGGATGCGGGCGCAAGCGAATTTCGTGGAGAACACGCCCTTCGTGCTGGCGCTGATTGCGGCGATCGAACTGGCGGGCCGGGGCAGCGGGTGGCTCAGCCTGGTCGCGGCTGTCTACATGATCGGGCGGGTGCTGCACGGCTTCGGCATGGACGGCGGCAATTGGGGCTGGGGCCGGATGGTCGGGACGCTGGTGACGATGCTGGTGCTGCTCGGGCTGGCGGTGGTCGCCGCGCTGGTGGCGATGGGGGTAATGTAG
- the rpmF gene encoding 50S ribosomal protein L32, translating into MAVPKRKVSPSRRGMRRSHDALKVEAFHECPNCGELKRPHNICGHCGHYNGRQVVAVG; encoded by the coding sequence ATGGCTGTCCCCAAGAGAAAAGTATCGCCTTCCCGTCGCGGCATGCGTCGTTCGCACGATGCGCTGAAGGTCGAGGCGTTCCACGAATGCCCCAACTGCGGTGAGCTGAAGCGCCCGCACAACATCTGCGGCCACTGCGGCCACTACAACGGGCGTCAGGTCGTCGCCGTCGGCTGA
- the plsX gene encoding phosphate acyltransferase PlsX: MSLPRIAVDAMGGDEGVRVMVEGAALARRDHDKFNFLLVGDGARIEAALENHPNLRAASEILHCDDVVGGDELPSRAIRRAKTTSMGLAVNAVKSGDAGAAVSAGNTGALMAMSKLALRTMPGIDRPALAAIMPTLKAHDVVMLDLGANTEADARNLVQYAVMGAAYSRIVNGFEKPVVRLLNIGTEEIKGTEELRDAAAMLTAASSEGGLALQFDGFVESDKINRGETHVVVTDGFSGNIALKAIEGSARFVTDLLRQAFTSSLRSKIGFLVSRPATELLKHHLDPNNHNGAVFLGLNGVVVKSHGSATAKGVAHAVAVTARLLENKLTERIAHDLSQLGEGALSRKGRAKPAPRDETAA, translated from the coding sequence ATGAGCCTGCCCCGTATCGCTGTCGATGCGATGGGCGGCGATGAAGGCGTGCGCGTGATGGTCGAGGGCGCGGCGCTGGCGCGGCGCGACCACGACAAGTTCAACTTCCTGCTGGTGGGCGATGGCGCGCGTATCGAAGCCGCGCTCGAAAATCACCCCAACCTGCGCGCGGCCTCCGAAATCCTGCATTGCGACGACGTGGTGGGCGGCGACGAGCTCCCCAGCCGCGCGATCCGCCGTGCCAAGACGACTTCGATGGGTCTCGCCGTCAACGCGGTAAAATCGGGCGATGCGGGCGCGGCTGTCAGCGCCGGCAACACCGGCGCGCTGATGGCGATGAGCAAGCTCGCGCTGCGCACCATGCCCGGGATCGACCGCCCGGCGCTCGCCGCTATCATGCCGACGCTTAAGGCGCATGACGTGGTGATGCTCGACCTCGGCGCCAATACCGAGGCGGATGCACGCAACCTCGTGCAATATGCGGTAATGGGCGCGGCCTATTCGCGGATCGTCAACGGCTTCGAAAAGCCGGTCGTGCGCCTGCTCAACATCGGCACCGAAGAGATCAAGGGCACCGAAGAACTGCGCGATGCCGCCGCGATGCTGACCGCCGCTTCCTCTGAGGGCGGGCTGGCGCTGCAATTCGACGGCTTCGTCGAAAGTGACAAGATCAATCGGGGCGAAACCCATGTGGTCGTCACCGACGGGTTTTCGGGCAATATCGCATTGAAGGCAATCGAAGGCTCGGCGCGTTTCGTCACCGATCTGCTGCGGCAGGCCTTCACCTCCTCGCTGCGCTCCAAGATCGGCTTCCTGGTCTCGCGTCCGGCGACCGAGTTGCTGAAGCATCATCTCGATCCCAATAACCACAACGGCGCGGTTTTCCTCGGTCTCAATGGCGTGGTGGTGAAGAGCCACGGCAGCGCCACGGCCAAGGGTGTCGCCCACGCGGTCGCGGTGACCGCGCGGCTGCTCGAAAACAAGCTGACCGAGCGGATCGCGCACGATCTCTCGCAGCTGGGCGAAGGGGCGCTGAGCCGCAAGGGCCGCGCCAAGCCTGCGCCGCGCGACGAGACTGCGGCGTGA
- a CDS encoding beta-ketoacyl-ACP synthase III translates to MSGSRLLGTGSALPRRVVTNAELATRVDTSDEWIVARTGIRQRYIAEDDETTSTLAIAAARAALADAGVDAASIGLIVLATATPDNTFPATATKVQQALGCNGGVAFDVAAVCSGFLYALSVADSLLKTGMAKRALVIGAETFSRILDWEDRTTCVLFGDGAGAVVLEAPSGEAQGPDAPGILAARLHADGAHHDLLYVDGGPSTTQTTGHVRMKGPEVFRHAVVNLSSVLKEVLEDAGVSADAIDWVVPHQANARILDATARKLGISPDKVIVTVQDHANTSAASVPLALDVARKDGRIKPGDLVMLEAMGGGFTWGASLIRL, encoded by the coding sequence GTGAGCGGTTCGCGGCTGCTCGGCACCGGATCGGCCCTGCCGCGCCGGGTTGTGACCAATGCCGAGCTGGCGACACGCGTCGACACTTCCGACGAATGGATTGTCGCACGCACCGGCATCCGCCAGCGCTATATCGCCGAGGATGACGAGACCACCTCGACCCTCGCGATCGCCGCCGCGCGCGCCGCGCTCGCCGATGCGGGGGTGGACGCGGCCAGCATCGGGCTGATCGTGCTCGCCACGGCCACGCCCGACAACACCTTCCCCGCCACCGCCACTAAGGTGCAGCAGGCACTGGGCTGCAACGGCGGGGTCGCCTTCGATGTCGCGGCGGTGTGCTCGGGCTTTCTCTACGCGCTGAGCGTCGCCGATTCGCTGCTCAAGACCGGCATGGCGAAGCGCGCACTGGTGATCGGGGCGGAGACGTTCAGCCGCATCCTCGATTGGGAAGACCGCACCACCTGTGTGCTGTTCGGTGACGGGGCCGGGGCCGTTGTGCTCGAAGCGCCCTCGGGCGAAGCGCAGGGGCCGGACGCCCCCGGCATCCTCGCCGCGCGGCTGCACGCCGACGGGGCGCATCACGACCTGCTTTATGTCGACGGCGGCCCCTCGACCACGCAGACCACCGGCCATGTCCGCATGAAGGGCCCCGAAGTGTTCCGCCATGCGGTCGTCAACCTCTCGTCAGTTCTCAAGGAAGTGCTTGAGGATGCGGGGGTTTCTGCCGACGCCATCGACTGGGTGGTGCCGCATCAGGCCAATGCCCGTATCCTCGATGCGACCGCGAGGAAGCTCGGCATTTCGCCCGACAAGGTGATCGTGACCGTGCAGGATCATGCCAACACCTCGGCCGCATCGGTGCCGCTGGCGCTGGATGTGGCGCGCAAGGACGGGCGGATCAAACCGGGCGATTTGGTGATGCTGGAAGCGATGGGCGGCGGCTTTACCTGGGGGGCGAGCCTCATTCGCTTGTGA
- a CDS encoding integration host factor subunit alpha: MMRSVGTLTRADLAETINRKMGFSRAESLDMVEAILAKMSDALAKGENVKISGFGSFVLRDKNERIGRNPKTGVEVPITPRRVMTFRASQLLKERIAKG; this comes from the coding sequence ATGATGCGTTCGGTTGGCACTCTCACCCGCGCCGATCTGGCGGAAACCATCAACCGGAAGATGGGTTTTAGCCGCGCCGAGTCGCTCGACATGGTCGAAGCGATCCTCGCCAAGATGAGCGATGCGCTCGCCAAAGGCGAGAACGTCAAGATCTCGGGCTTCGGCAGCTTCGTGCTGCGCGACAAGAATGAACGGATCGGCCGCAACCCCAAGACCGGGGTCGAAGTGCCGATTACGCCGCGCCGGGTGATGACCTTCCGCGCGAGCCAACTGCTCAAGGAACGGATTGCCAAGGGGTAA
- a CDS encoding MerR family transcriptional regulator — protein MTGFDDGKDEGALRTIGEVSEALGIKPHVLRYWEAQFPLLKPLKRSGGRRYYRPDDVALVETIDRLINREGYTLKGAEAVLRASAKSGLDRRSTDRRAGDRRAGADSGETPGVRVVVAEAPEMTEVIAGLKALRAKLAAALES, from the coding sequence ATGACCGGGTTCGATGACGGCAAGGACGAAGGCGCGCTGCGCACCATCGGCGAAGTCAGCGAGGCGCTGGGCATCAAACCGCACGTGCTGCGCTATTGGGAAGCGCAGTTCCCGCTTTTGAAGCCGCTGAAGCGCAGCGGCGGGCGGCGTTACTATCGCCCGGACGATGTCGCGCTGGTCGAAACCATCGACCGGCTGATCAATCGCGAGGGCTATACCCTGAAGGGCGCCGAGGCGGTGCTTCGCGCTTCGGCCAAGTCCGGGCTCGACCGCCGCTCGACCGACCGCCGCGCCGGCGATCGCCGTGCGGGCGCCGACAGCGGCGAGACCCCCGGCGTGCGGGTGGTGGTCGCCGAAGCACCCGAAATGACCGAGGTGATCGCCGGGCTCAAGGCCCTGCGCGCCAAGCTGGCCGCGGCGCTGGAGAGTTAG
- a CDS encoding AAA family ATPase, giving the protein MQIHRLKLSGFKSFVEPADLRIEPGLTGVVGPNGCGKSNLLEAIRWVMGETSAKSMRSGGMEDVIFAGTSTRPPRDFAEVVLHAEDDSGEELVVTRRIERGAGSAYRVNGRDVRAKDVALTFADAATGAHSPALVSQGKIAQVIAARPAERRAMLEEAAGIAGLHVRRKDAESKLRGAEANLARLEDLMAGLDAQIASLKRQARQAERYTELTTKIQAAEARLLFARWREAAAAAKSARAAAEDAETKVSQAQKLVEIAQKQQAAAAQALADARDELADRRDDASAHGHRLAALSEKLEAAETRLADLARQQRRLEEDRTDADRLTNAAVAALARLTDELAASREAAAAAEAARPVLAEKAEDKERAHRAAELALAKATADQAGVEAEWRVAEAAVDQAEARLARIEAEAARLARTRAELESAGDPEADVIAARAAVEDAGEAVARLRAKLAEDQSRKAELQSRRDEVASALAAARAELAGVDREHTALARDREARAKREAGRQGMATPLDRVTVAPGYERALAAVLGRDGKSPLGAPAGEAEGRFWTGAAAPEPVADSLAKRLSQCPEELAARLALVHCVDEDDGRTLAPGEWLVTRAGHLRRWDGFVARGEGAAEAAQLEAANRFAELDAALPPLRAAAAAAEAEDKAVREELSALQTALVAQERSLAGAIEAERQALRKLDQAEAAKERLAARLAELAASASDIDSQIAAASAEVASAREACARLPEKDAGRAALEAAQARNAAARAAVQAALADLAAQDQALAVARERLAAQTADHAGWQARSSDAERRMAETTRRLAEIAEEVAVHAAKPAALTAEIEAGEATRTRLAEELAAADAVMREADTRQRAADTALAQATEVLAQARESRASLTARAENEELRRAEMARISGERFQCPPPLLGERFGFDENDLAPAADESTELEKLTAARERIGPVNLVAADELARIEAEHGSSAEEQAELVEAIARLRGSIGSLNREGRERLRAAFEAVDGHFRVLFTRLFEGGQAHLALIDSDDPLEAGLEIYAQPPGKRLQSLSLLSGGEQALTATALIFALFLTNPAPICVLDEVDAPLDDANVERFCDLLESMVATTTTRYLIVTHNAVTMSRMHRLFGVTMAEKGVSRLVSVDLGEAALLAAE; this is encoded by the coding sequence ATGCAGATCCACCGGCTCAAGCTCAGCGGTTTCAAGAGCTTCGTCGAGCCGGCGGACTTGCGCATCGAGCCCGGGCTGACCGGCGTCGTCGGCCCCAATGGCTGCGGCAAATCCAACCTGCTCGAAGCGATCCGCTGGGTGATGGGGGAAACCTCGGCCAAGTCGATGCGCTCGGGCGGGATGGAGGACGTGATCTTCGCGGGCACCTCCACCAGGCCCCCGCGCGACTTTGCCGAAGTGGTGCTCCATGCCGAGGACGATAGCGGCGAGGAGCTGGTCGTCACCCGCCGGATCGAGCGCGGCGCGGGTTCTGCCTACCGGGTGAATGGCCGCGACGTGCGCGCCAAGGATGTCGCGCTCACCTTCGCCGACGCGGCCACGGGCGCGCACTCCCCCGCGCTGGTCAGCCAGGGCAAGATCGCGCAGGTGATCGCCGCAAGGCCCGCCGAGCGCCGCGCGATGCTCGAAGAGGCTGCGGGGATCGCCGGTCTCCACGTCCGACGCAAGGATGCCGAGAGCAAGCTGCGCGGGGCAGAGGCTAACCTCGCCCGGCTTGAAGACCTGATGGCGGGCCTGGACGCGCAGATCGCTTCGCTGAAGCGGCAGGCGCGGCAGGCGGAACGCTACACCGAGCTCACCACGAAGATTCAGGCGGCCGAAGCGCGGCTGCTGTTCGCCCGCTGGCGTGAAGCCGCCGCCGCCGCCAAATCCGCGCGCGCGGCGGCAGAGGACGCCGAAACCAAAGTGTCTCAGGCGCAGAAGCTGGTGGAGATCGCGCAAAAGCAGCAGGCCGCGGCGGCGCAGGCGCTTGCCGATGCGCGCGACGAACTCGCCGACCGGCGCGACGATGCCAGCGCCCACGGTCACCGCTTGGCGGCGTTGTCTGAAAAGCTCGAAGCCGCCGAAACCCGCCTCGCCGATCTCGCCCGCCAGCAGCGCCGGCTGGAGGAAGACCGCACCGATGCAGACCGGCTGACCAACGCCGCGGTCGCCGCGCTCGCCCGGCTGACCGACGAACTCGCCGCCAGCCGCGAAGCTGCTGCCGCCGCCGAAGCCGCGCGCCCGGTGCTCGCCGAAAAGGCCGAGGACAAGGAACGCGCCCACCGCGCCGCCGAACTCGCGCTGGCCAAGGCGACTGCCGATCAGGCCGGCGTCGAGGCCGAGTGGCGCGTCGCCGAAGCGGCGGTTGATCAGGCCGAGGCCCGCCTCGCGCGGATCGAGGCCGAAGCCGCGCGCCTCGCCCGCACCCGCGCCGAACTGGAAAGCGCAGGCGATCCGGAGGCCGATGTCATCGCCGCCCGCGCCGCTGTCGAGGACGCTGGCGAGGCGGTGGCGCGGCTGCGTGCCAAACTCGCGGAAGACCAGTCGCGCAAGGCCGAGTTGCAATCGCGCCGCGACGAAGTGGCGAGTGCCCTCGCCGCCGCGCGCGCCGAACTCGCCGGGGTCGATCGCGAGCACACAGCGCTCGCCCGCGACCGCGAGGCGCGCGCCAAGCGCGAGGCCGGGCGGCAGGGCATGGCGACCCCGCTCGACCGTGTCACCGTCGCCCCCGGATACGAACGCGCGCTCGCCGCCGTGCTGGGACGCGATGGCAAGTCGCCACTGGGTGCCCCTGCGGGTGAGGCAGAGGGGCGGTTCTGGACGGGGGCCGCTGCGCCAGAGCCGGTCGCCGACAGCCTGGCCAAGCGCCTCTCGCAATGCCCCGAGGAACTCGCCGCGCGGCTGGCTCTGGTGCATTGTGTCGATGAAGATGATGGCCGCACGCTCGCCCCCGGCGAATGGCTGGTGACCCGCGCGGGCCATCTGCGCCGGTGGGACGGGTTCGTCGCGCGGGGCGAAGGCGCGGCCGAGGCGGCGCAGCTCGAAGCGGCCAACCGCTTTGCCGAACTCGACGCCGCCCTCCCCCCCTTGCGCGCCGCCGCCGCCGCCGCCGAGGCCGAGGACAAGGCGGTGCGCGAGGAACTCTCCGCGCTGCAAACCGCGCTGGTCGCGCAGGAACGCAGCCTCGCGGGCGCGATCGAGGCCGAGCGGCAGGCCCTGCGCAAGCTCGATCAGGCCGAAGCCGCGAAGGAACGCCTCGCCGCGCGGCTCGCCGAACTCGCCGCGAGTGCCTCCGACATCGATAGCCAGATCGCCGCCGCAAGCGCCGAGGTCGCAAGCGCGCGGGAGGCCTGCGCGCGCCTGCCCGAGAAGGACGCCGGACGGGCCGCGCTGGAAGCCGCGCAGGCGCGCAACGCCGCAGCGCGCGCTGCCGTGCAGGCCGCGCTCGCCGATCTGGCCGCACAGGATCAGGCGCTGGCCGTGGCGCGCGAGCGGCTGGCCGCGCAGACCGCTGACCATGCGGGGTGGCAGGCGCGCTCCTCGGATGCCGAGCGGCGCATGGCCGAGACCACCCGGCGGCTCGCCGAAATCGCCGAGGAGGTCGCGGTCCATGCTGCCAAACCGGCCGCGCTCACCGCCGAAATCGAGGCGGGCGAGGCGACCCGTACCCGCCTCGCCGAAGAACTCGCCGCCGCCGATGCCGTGATGCGCGAGGCCGACACCCGCCAGCGCGCCGCCGACACCGCGCTCGCGCAGGCGACCGAGGTGCTCGCACAGGCCCGCGAGAGCCGCGCCAGCCTCACCGCGCGCGCCGAGAACGAGGAACTGCGCCGCGCCGAAATGGCGCGCATCTCGGGCGAGCGCTTCCAGTGCCCGCCGCCCTTGCTGGGAGAGCGCTTCGGCTTCGACGAAAACGATCTGGCCCCCGCCGCAGACGAATCCACCGAGCTCGAAAAGCTCACCGCCGCGCGCGAGCGGATCGGCCCCGTCAACCTCGTCGCCGCCGACGAACTCGCCCGGATCGAGGCCGAGCATGGCTCGTCAGCCGAGGAACAGGCCGAACTGGTCGAGGCCATCGCGCGGCTGCGTGGCTCGATCGGCAGCCTCAATCGCGAGGGCCGCGAGCGGCTGCGCGCGGCTTTCGAGGCGGTGGACGGGCATTTCCGCGTGCTCTTCACCCGGTTGTTCGAAGGCGGGCAGGCGCATCTGGCGCTGATCGACAGCGACGATCCGCTGGAAGCGGGGCTGGAAATCTACGCCCAGCCGCCCGGCAAGCGACTGCAATCCTTGTCGCTCCTGTCTGGCGGCGAGCAGGCCCTGACGGCAACCGCGCTGATCTTCGCGCTGTTTCTTACCAACCCCGCCCCGATCTGCGTGCTCGACGAAGTCGACGCGCCATTGGACGACGCCAATGTCGAACGCTTCTGCGACCTGCTCGAATCCATGGTCGCCACCACCACCACCCGCTACCTGATCGTCACCCACAACGCGGTAACGATGAGCCGGATGCACCGTCTGTTCGGGGTGACGATGGCGGAAAAAGGGGTCTCGCGCCTCGTCAGCGTCGATCTCGGCGAGGCCGCGCTTCTGGCAGCGGAGTAA